Below is a window of Musa acuminata AAA Group cultivar baxijiao unplaced genomic scaffold, Cavendish_Baxijiao_AAA HiC_scaffold_1139, whole genome shotgun sequence DNA.
ATAAGGGCTAATGAattcatatatattattaaattatataaattaacaAATACCTTGAGATTTAGTAGCCTTTGATCAAATTTTCATAGAAATTCTAAAATGGCCCTTGGTATTCTTATATAAAGGTAGTTCATTTGTTTCTTGCAATGTACTATAATAACCCAAATATAACTTCTATAgagttcttataaaagaattttggGTTCAAATTGTGCCTCGCTATATGTAATGGATGATGAAGCTGATATTTTATGATTGTAAATTGTAAAGATGTCCTTATGCTTTCTCTTTCCTACCAAaagatttttagatttttttctttGGCTCTATCAATAGCCTAATACCGTACGCTTGAACGTACCGCTTTGTATACtcgtaccgtactgtaccgagctGAACTCGATACTCTAGTATGGTATGAAATTATGAATCTTGATACAGAATGTATTTTAAGTTTCTTGCAGATGATTCATCTAAGCTACTACCTACAGTTGTCATAATTCAGGTCCCTAAAACTATAGTAATAATCCAAAATACTAGGAGTGACAAATTCAATAGTTAACACATTCAGTTATTAACAAGTGTTAACTTTTATTAACAATAATTAATGAACAAGAGCACCAAAGGAGGTTAGTGGGGTCCTAAGTCCTAACAACAATAGAAGAGGGAGAATGAGGGGGTAGGGTGGTGGCTGTCAGAAGATTTTGAGTCGAGAGAAGAGGGAGAGCAAGAGTCGGAGGTGTCTCGCGAAAGTTGGGAGAAAAAAGAAGAGCGGTGGGAGTGGGGGCCGCACCAtcaggagagagggagagagagagagagagagagagagagagagagagagagagagacagagagagagagaggaaagtgtCAGAGGGATATAGAGAAGCCAGCCAGCACCACTACTGCAAGGGAGAGCGAGCAAGAAGAGGGGGAGATACTGCTGTCTGTGAGAAGGGAGACATTTTTGAAGAGGGGGGTTGTCTTGTGCACGAATGTTGTTCATAGGTCGGTGGGATGCTTAGGTTTCCTGCAAAGAAGGGTCGCACATCAAGGGGTTGTTGGGGTGGTGGTGAGGTTTAGGGTTTGATTTGATCAGACCAAGTGGCTTGAACCAAGATATAGATTATCCATTGCTAAGACCTAGGTGCTTCGCCTGGTTTATCTTGAGGTGCTTGGGTCTTTAATGCTTAGGTGAGCAGCCATTAACTTCACTTCTTTGTCACCACTATTGTTGCCTCCTCCGTTGCCTCTGGTGTCCTCATCATCCTCCGGCACTGCCAActcctcccctcttcttctcCGTTGCTTCCTCCCCACCTCTTCTCTCTGCCGCTGCCTCCCACTTGTATCGTCGTACAAAATGTACTCAAGGAAAAGTGATTTTTTAGTTGCACTTGTGGCCATGTTAAAAATCTTGATCTTCCTGGTAATTTCAGTCataacttgttgggaagaaactttAATTCATGGTATAAATGTTAGTATACATACCGATCTGTTTGCAGATGCAAACCGATAAATTCCCTCTAATCTCATTAAATAACATTGTTTTTATACTTTGGCTTGGGCCCAAACACCCTAAAGTCATTCTTGATGGTTTTGGTTTGTAATAAATGTCACGACTTGTAGCTCGTGAGGCCTCCTCTATTATATCTCTATCAAAGACAgtgaaggaagaagaggacaatagaagaagagaagagatgagGGGGCAAGGTCTTAGTGGTGCATCTTTTAAAAACCCTAGATAGCACCGCCAACTGGAGACAAGAGAAAGTGCTCTCTTCCTCTAAGATTTTATCCTGTTTTGcttgtatttttattattttggtttTTTCCCTTGATTGTTACCAGATGCTATGCTGTCTAGTATGGTTGGTGCTGATTTTATAAGTGACCTATAGATTCCAGGATTGAGATATAAATTCTTGATTGTTATTATATTCaatgcaaggttcgccgtaccgtaccgtaccggcgtttcgacccgcgctcggtacggtacggtacgggtgtaccgaccggtataccgaggtgtaccgagcggtacacccgggtgtgccgagcactgtagcagtactacacTGCTACAGTACCGGAACGGTaagaggcggtccgcgtaccgaaagtctgtcggaccggtacgtaccgcccgtaccgggcggtactgttCGGTACGGCAAACCATGATTCAATGTGTTTAGGTCTTTTACTACAAGTAGCTTATTTATTATTTCTATGTGGCAGTGTGGGGAAGTCTACACTTCTAACTTTGTTGACTGGAACACATTCAGAAGCTGCATCCTATGAGTTCACAACCCTTACTTGCATACCAGGAATTATCAACTATAATGATGCCAAAATCCAACTTCTAGATCTTCCAGGAATCATTGAAGGTGCTTCAGAAGGAAAGGGGCGTGGTAGGCAGGTGTAGTTACTCACTATAGATTAAATTGCCACTTATTGTTATGTTATCTGTCAAACTGAACTTATTCCTGCATTTGTATGGTTTCCGTACTTATGAACCCAGgagaattttttttcctttatagaCTGTTTCATCAGGATAAGATTATTTGCACTTGTATCAAAGTTGCATTTTGTTACATGATGGACTATGGGGAATGATAGGCTACATTTCATACTGTTATGCAGCTTGTTTGTTCTCTGACTTATTACCGTGTCCTTTTTGTTGGCATggaattaatttttgaatatgaATCGTATAGTGTTGTTGAATCTTTTAGACCTAAAATTTGCTGTAAACCTACAAAAGGAGATGTCCTAAAGCGTATTCTTATTATAATCAAGAATTGTTGTCATAAAAGCGAAGACCATTTTGTCAGGGTATGATACAATATGATGCTGGTCACAATGCCCCTATGATCAGTAGCATGTGCTAAGAATTGGTCTGGCCACTTCCTACACAGTCAACTTGACATGTGCCAATAATACCTTTTGACTCGTGTTGTTCTGTGCTGCTCAGCACAACAATGCTTGATTAGAATTGCTTGGACCACTATATATATGAGATTGATAATTAAAACAAATTCTGTTTATTTGGGTCATTgatttttttacatcttttggagCAAACTAACCATCATTGGAGCTAAAGGCTGTTGATTTGAAGTTTTGACCTCTGTTTGCACCTTTTGTAGATTTCTTGAGCTGCAAAATGACATGCCATGTGTAGTTGggtaaaatgaaatttgactttgGTTTTCTTTGTTTCCAGGTTATTGCTGTTGCCAAGTCATCAGACATTGTGTTGATGGTTCTTGATGCCTCAAAAGTAAGTCGGTTTATGTTTTCTTTAGAGCCTCTTTTGTTGGAGGAACTGCCCTTTTATTAATGTTGAATAAAGCATTTCATTGCATGCTTTCATTTGCCTAGTCCTGTTAATAAGTTATTCAGATCTCTTTCGTCCTATTTCCTTGTATTTCATCATATGATAAATAGACATTTCAAATGAGTTAAGCATTGTTGGGTTTGTCTGCCATCAATATATTGAACAAAGTCTTGACTTAGAGATCACTAACTTTCCAACATGTTGGCTTATTCTTCTGGCAGTTGTTGAagcatcactcacttaaattcttaGATAGGGTTTCCTGTACCAATGGCTACTTCATTGAGGAGGCTTTACTGCTAGTAATGAGACACATGTCTTCATTGTTAGATGAATCATCTCAACCTGGGTTGGACTGCTGATATCAAATCACCTACTCAATATCGTAATATTTGATGCCTTCAGTCTCTTCCGTAGCTCTCTTTTAATAATTCTGTAGGCTTCATTCTGGTCTTTAGTTCCTAGCTAATGTCATTCTGTTAtagtagtttcttctacaatatgGTACAAATTTCAtgccatcatatatatatatatatatatatatatatatatatatatatatatatatatatatatatagatatatacctaCGGCTTTGTATAACTCATCTATACTCTATATGCTACATTCTGATCTGTAGTTCCTAGCACATGCAATCTTTCTACACTGCTGGTTTCATCCTACGATAAATTATCAAGCTCGAGGACATGATCCATTTGTAGAATAGCAGCAGTTAATGAATTACATACTGAGAACTAGGCATATGAGAGAGATGTAGTCTGGAGGTCTAGCATATGTGACAGTGACACAACATAGTGTTTGAGGTGTGCCAATATGTGCAGACTTACCCCTGTGAGGCAGGCTGCCATTTTTTGAGTCAAGATGTTGACACCTATATTCACAAGTTGGCAAACCTATAATGTGCCACCCAAGCTTGAGTGAGAGGAATTAGAAAGAAAGAGAGGAGATCAGAGGCAAAGATTAAAAGCTTGGTTAAGTACTGATATTGACAAGCGGTTGGTTTAGTATGGTACTGTTTGGCGCGATGACTAGGTATGGTACTGATTCATTATCACTCAGAccagcatgagagagagagaagaggggaggaacAGGAGAAGGCAGAAATACAGACAAGGCAGCAACACAAATGAGGAGGCAGCAGTTTAGGAGGATGCAAAAGCAGCAGCAATGTGAAGGAGGCATTGGTGGAGGGGGCATAAGACGCGGAGGCAGAGTAAGAGGAGGAGTTGAAGAGGAAAAGACGAAGGCTGTCAATAGTTGTCACAGAgtataataacataaaaaaataaaaaaagaattctGATGCCAATTGGCTGTCGGACCATCATGGACCTATCACAGGGAAAGAAAATTATAGAAAATGTTTTACTTCTCCAAGGTAATATGAAATGAACTTCTGGTAAATGACTTACATTCTACCTTTATAATTGAGAGCAAAACTCATTTAGTAATAGGAAATGAACCAAACCAAGAATTACTATGGCAATCAGCAcagtttgaactttgaaatatATCAAATGCCAAAAGGACATCAATAGTTGAGATACTAACCTATGTCGGAGgtgttgatacatggcatgacatTTTTTGGCTTGTGTTGGCCGACACGACACTTTATTGTATTGTGCTTGATAAGTATTGACGCAGTCTACACGAAATAGCAACCCTTATTGTTGGCGATTATGATGCACACTCACACTTTAAAATGCTTGTCATGTCCATATCATGTTTGTGTGAAGTGTGAACATCAATACAGTCAGACATTTAAATTTGTGTCATCTGTACATGCTTTTTTCGGTGTATATTTAAGGCTTATGAAATGTTGAGTATTGGTGATTTGAATGCAATTTGGACTTTTGACCTGccctttaaaatttttaaaaaatacattTGAAGTATTCTTGTGAAACTTTGCAGTTTAGATGAATAGTTATCTTACAAATTTCATGTCATGGTCATAGATTATTGAACTTGCACAAAATATGAAATTTCAAAATTTATACTCTCATTTCATCATGTTTTCTTGTATTTGTTGCCATCCATCCTATCCTCTAAATGTGTGCATCATTTAAGATGATCTCAGAGTGAGGGGCATCGTCAAATATTAACAAAAGAACTGGAAGCTGTTGGTTTGCGTTTGAACAAGAGACCACCTCAGGTATGTTCTTTGTTTGAGTTTCCTAAGTACTTTGTGTCTTGGCATTTTGATACCTGCATATTTTAAATGTACGCTACTTGTTGGACCTAAAAAGTCTTTTTTTGTGTTGCTCAAGATGCTCTGAGAATTATTTTGCATTACCACCTATTCCTGCTCTGAGAATGATCATGCTTTTACTTTGCATCTGGATCTTGTAGCCTTAAGTTTCTTTTTATTTCTGTTTCAGAAAAAGCACTACAGAGCATAGATTTATCCAGTTTgttctaataatattttagttGAATTATATTATCTATTTGTCTTTTTAATTTTCTATTGGTTGAATGCCCATTTATAACTTCATCTCTTGCCTTGTTAGACTGTTTGGCTCTTGGGTCATCTTTGACTTTCCATCACCATAGTTGAGTCTTTGATGAAAGAAGACTGCAATTCAAATCAGCCTATGTGCAATATGTTGAGTGAATAGTTATAATCAGCCATGAAGACAGTTGTGTATAGTAATTCTCATTCTTTAACTTTGTTGATCATTTTCATTTCTCATCCGTTAATTGGTAGGCTACTATTCTCCATTGAATATGGATCTGAACCCTGGATTTTcccatttgattttttggttaacACAGAAGTGACTTCATTAGCACGGAAGAACATTTGGCAATGAGAATTCTGGGCTGTGGTGGTCCAAAAAAGAAACCGTCTCTTGCTACCGCAATTAACAACTCTATTATAAAATACCATAATTGGAATAGCAGTATAATCTTATATCTGATATGCTGCTGGAACTTTAGGGACTTTAATTGATTTAGAGGTTCCTAATATGTAAAATATCCTTGTAATTGTCTCACCATCTGCTAAGTGTGCACATTATCTAATATTTAACAAGCATAATCAGATTGCCTCCATTCATTGATGTACTTAATTGAAACTTTTCTCTTTGTTCCTGTAGAAATGAAAATAGCTTTTagcattttaattaatatttttattctttacacATGCATGGCCCTTTACATGGAGCTCTTGAAATTTTACTCTCTTAGGAATAAATGAGTGTCTGGTGTTAAATTACATTTTCTAATGGTTGTAGatatattttaaaaagaaaaagactGGAGGCATTTCCTTCAATAGTACGTGTGCTTTGACTCATATTGATGAGAAGCTATGCTATCAAATCCTACACGAGTACAAGATACacaatgcagaggtatgatcttcAAATTACTCTTTGTTTCTTAGTTTCCGAGCACTTATGTACTGGAATTTTTCTTGGAACTTTCAATTGACCTTCTGgaaatatatctatatatatggaaTTTACACCAAAATTTCATACTGTAGTTGTTTTACCTTTAGAAATATGAAAGTCATAGTTTTGTTTCATTTTTCCGTTTGTCAAATGATCCACGACATTGAGCAATCTTTTCATTAGTTTGCAAGCTTAAATTTACAGATTTCTCAACAATCTGAATTGGCCCCAGTGCAAAGTTGTGAACAAATATATTTCAATTTATATATGCTTTTACTGCAGATAATTCTTGTATTCATCAATTTTGCAAAGCTTTATCTAATGAAGGATTGCTATAACACCTCAAAATGTATTATTTGAGGGATACATGTAGCATCTCTGTGAACTGTTTCATTCAATGACATCAAGAGGCACTTAGGTGAGGCAGTAAAAATTCCAAGCACCTCAATGGACCTTTGGCAAGGTTCTGGATGTTCCAGGTGCTCATCTGGGTTAGCccctaatctagtccaaatccAAATCTTGCAGCCCTTGCCAGATCAGAATCCAATTCCCTTCCCCCCTCTCGCAAACTCGATTCAGAACTGCACCGAACTGTCTAACATTTGAATGACTCTAAACTTATCTGTTTTATATGTCCAGTATCTTCAGTGTTATTTCTGAACGTAATTTCTTTTGGAAGCGAAGATCTTCATATTTTTATCCGAGGCAGAAATAATGATGTAATGACTATCATGGGTCCTGCCTTCTTTTCATCAACAATATTTTGAAATGATTGATTAGAGTGTTTCTGAAGGTATTAGTGTAATTTTCTTGTTGAGGTAGGAAGCTCTGCAGCTTCTTAACTTGACTCTTTTTAAGCAATGTGTATTTGTTTAGATATTTTCTCCAATTTTTCATAGGAAAAAAGGGATATTCAGATTCATATATCTTTTGATCAAACGAGTTATCGTCTCCACTGCTGCTTGGTAGTTCAGCACTGCATCTTCCCAAGCTCCTATGCTGGGTTATGTTCCTGTTCATTTCATCTTGTCCAGCCATTTCTCCTTGAAGTAGGCATAATAAGATTATTCTAATTTTCACACATAATATGCCATCGAATTTAGCTTAACAAACACCACATGCATAATTCCTGATTTGTTGGACCCCTTAAGTGAAATGGACAAACTCCATGGGTATTGTGGAGCTGTTTGATATTTGTTAGCTTTCTGAAGTCACAAACTCAGGTTAGAGTTTGGCTGTTATAAAACAACTTCTTTTTCACCTCTTCTCTTGGTGTTATCTTTATGCTATGAGCTTCCAACATCCAGACAGGGCCTTGCATTTCAACTTAAATTTTAACTGTACGATTCATTTGGAAACCTAGCTCCCATGGATAACTCACAGCCTGTCCATTTTGTCAAGAAGAGGATCCTAATTATGTTCATTCACTCTTATCTGCGGACATGAGCTTCAGATCTTctgttcggttttctttattggtCAGGTCAGTTATCAGATATCATGTGCAACTGCTTTAGGCCATGGTGAAGAACTGTAAAACAGGAACAATAATGCCAAAACTGAGCCATAACCGAGTAGTTTAGACCACCGTATATGAAGGCTATGATTTCTTCCTTGTGGTTAGCAAGGAGATGAATGTATGTTCGAGGGGTCAATTGAGCAGCTGCTACAGCTTGTTGTACTGAGTGCCTTTCATTGATACAAACATCACTTTGTAAGCATTGCTGATTATTCCATATGGTTCTCTTTTGTTTATGGATCTAATTAGACCcaactttttctttcttgttgagTTTTCTAATATCGATTTGTGTCCCCGAGCATTATTATGAAATGTTAGTTTATAGCTATTTCTACATGATATATTAATATGCCAACTTCATGGTGTATTTGTTTTTAGGTGCTATTCCGTGAGGATGCTACTGTCGATGATCTTATTGATGTTATCGAGGGGAATCGGAAATACATGAAGTGTGTATATGTCTACAACAAGATTGATGTCATTGGTATTGATGATGTGGACAGACTAGCCCGCCAACCGAATTCAGTAGTCATAAGCTGTAACTTAAAGGCAAGTTCAAATTCAGATTTGATGTGTCATCCTCTATTTA
It encodes the following:
- the LOC135671369 gene encoding developmentally-regulated G-protein 2 yields the protein MGILERIKEIEAEMARTQKNKATEYHLGQLKAKLAKLRTQLLEPPKGSSGAGEGFEVTKFGHGRVALIGFPSVGKSTLLTLLTGTHSEAASYEFTTLTCIPGIINYNDAKIQLLDLPGIIEGASEGKGRGRQVIAVAKSSDIVLMVLDASKSEGHRQILTKELEAVGLRLNKRPPQIYFKKKKTGGISFNSTCALTHIDEKLCYQILHEYKIHNAEVLFREDATVDDLIDVIEGNRKYMKCVYVYNKIDVIGIDDVDRLARQPNSVVISCNLKLNLDRLLARMWEEMGLVRVYSKPQGQQPDFTDPFVLSTDRGGCTVEDFCNHIHRSIIKDLKYVLVWGTSARHYPQHCGLSHNLHDEDVVQIVKKKEKEEGGRGRFKSHTTGPARISDREKKAPLKT